From Streptomyces griseorubiginosus, one genomic window encodes:
- a CDS encoding alpha-mannosidase yields the protein MHDERTRIEERVQRAHDQRIKPAIYAATVPFEVEAWQAPGEPVSFEEAAAARYEPFAMNTPWGPPWGTTWFRMRGQVPAEWAGKRVEAVIDLGFVGDWPGNQAEALVHLADGRPLKAVNPLNQYVPIANPATGGEQIDYLVEAASNPDILKDNFSKTTPMGDKLTAGSAPLYTFQRADLAVLDEEVFHLDLDLQVLRELMVHLPDHEPRRHEILHALDRAMDALDLDDVSGSATAVREVLAPVLAKPAHASAHTVSGVGHAHIDSAWLWPIRETKRKTSRTFSNVTALADEYEDFIFACSQAQQYEWVRDNYPHVWARIQDSVKKGQWAPVGGMWVEADGNLPGGEAMARQLIHGKRFFIEHFGIETKGVWLPDSFGYTAAYPQLAKLAGNEWFLTQKISWNQTNKFPHHTFWWEGIDGTRIFTHFPPVDTYNARFSGEEMDRAVRNYSEKGGGTRSLAPFGWGDGGGGPTREIMERARRLADLEGSPKVVVEHPDDFFAQARAEYPDAPVWVGELYLELHRATYTSQARTKQGNRRSEHKLREAELWATTAALHAPGYSYPYEKLDRLWKTVLLHQFHDILPGSSIAWVHREAEAEYARVAEELEALTAEAVAALGAGSTRVFNTSPFDRSEVVRTADQAPAYVEVPANGSAPLADAEPAQPVRVSGRVLDNGLVRVSVAEDGTLESVYDVRAGREVLASAGNLLRLHTDLPNYWDAWDIDSHYRNRYTDLLEASSVEVVSEDPLEGAIRVTRSFGKGSTITQTISVRADSPRIDFATEIDWHEAEKILKAAFPVDVRAAHSSAEIQFGHVQRPTHTNTTWESARFEVSGHRWVHVAEPGYGVAVLNDSTYGHDVSRTVREDGGTTTTVRLSLVRAPRIPDPEADQGKHRFTYSLLPGASIEDTVAEGYSLNLPLRVADAAGAPEPVVSVDGENVTVEAVKLADDESGDVVVRLYESGGGRATGVLRTGFPLAGARITDLLERPLEDAPVEDGGVPVALRPFQVLTLRLRRG from the coding sequence ATGCACGACGAACGCACCCGCATCGAGGAGCGCGTCCAGCGCGCGCACGACCAGCGCATCAAGCCGGCGATCTACGCGGCCACCGTCCCCTTCGAGGTCGAGGCGTGGCAGGCGCCGGGCGAGCCGGTCTCCTTCGAGGAGGCCGCGGCGGCCCGCTACGAGCCCTTCGCGATGAACACCCCGTGGGGCCCGCCCTGGGGCACCACCTGGTTCCGGATGCGCGGCCAGGTGCCCGCCGAGTGGGCCGGGAAGCGCGTCGAGGCCGTCATCGACCTCGGCTTCGTCGGCGACTGGCCCGGAAACCAGGCCGAGGCCCTGGTCCACCTGGCCGACGGCCGCCCCCTGAAGGCCGTCAACCCCCTCAACCAGTACGTCCCCATCGCCAACCCGGCGACCGGCGGCGAGCAGATCGACTACCTGGTCGAGGCCGCCTCCAACCCGGACATCCTCAAGGACAACTTCTCGAAGACCACGCCGATGGGCGACAAGCTCACGGCCGGCTCCGCGCCCCTCTACACCTTCCAGCGCGCCGACCTCGCCGTCCTCGACGAGGAGGTCTTCCACCTCGACCTGGACCTCCAGGTGCTGCGCGAGCTGATGGTCCACCTCCCCGACCACGAGCCCCGCCGCCACGAGATCCTGCACGCCCTGGACCGCGCCATGGACGCCCTCGACCTGGACGACGTCTCCGGCAGCGCCACCGCCGTCCGCGAGGTGCTGGCCCCCGTCCTGGCCAAGCCCGCGCACGCCAGCGCACACACCGTCTCCGGTGTCGGCCACGCCCACATCGACTCCGCCTGGCTCTGGCCGATCCGCGAGACCAAGCGCAAGACGTCCCGCACCTTCTCCAACGTCACCGCGCTCGCCGACGAGTACGAGGACTTCATCTTCGCCTGCTCGCAGGCCCAGCAGTACGAGTGGGTGCGCGACAACTACCCGCACGTCTGGGCCCGCATCCAGGACTCCGTGAAGAAGGGCCAGTGGGCCCCCGTCGGCGGCATGTGGGTGGAGGCCGACGGCAACCTGCCCGGCGGCGAGGCCATGGCCCGCCAGCTCATCCACGGCAAGCGGTTCTTCATCGAGCACTTCGGCATCGAGACCAAGGGCGTCTGGCTCCCGGACTCCTTCGGCTACACCGCCGCCTACCCGCAGCTCGCCAAGCTCGCCGGCAACGAGTGGTTCCTCACCCAGAAGATCTCCTGGAACCAGACCAACAAGTTCCCCCACCACACCTTCTGGTGGGAGGGCATCGACGGCACCCGCATCTTCACGCACTTCCCGCCGGTCGACACCTACAACGCCCGCTTCAGCGGCGAGGAGATGGACCGCGCGGTCCGCAACTACTCGGAGAAGGGCGGCGGCACCCGCTCGCTCGCCCCGTTCGGCTGGGGCGACGGCGGTGGCGGCCCCACCCGCGAGATCATGGAACGCGCCCGGCGCCTCGCCGACCTCGAGGGCTCGCCCAAGGTCGTCGTCGAGCACCCGGACGACTTCTTCGCCCAGGCCCGCGCCGAGTACCCGGACGCCCCCGTCTGGGTCGGCGAGCTCTACCTGGAGCTGCACCGCGCCACCTACACCTCCCAGGCCCGCACCAAGCAGGGCAACCGGCGCTCCGAGCACAAGCTGCGCGAGGCCGAGCTGTGGGCGACCACGGCCGCGCTGCACGCGCCGGGCTACTCCTACCCGTACGAGAAGCTCGACCGCCTGTGGAAGACGGTCCTCCTCCACCAGTTCCACGACATCCTGCCGGGCTCCTCGATCGCCTGGGTGCACCGCGAGGCCGAGGCCGAGTACGCCCGTGTGGCCGAGGAGCTGGAGGCGCTGACCGCCGAGGCGGTGGCCGCGCTCGGCGCCGGGAGCACCCGGGTCTTCAACACCAGCCCGTTCGACCGGTCCGAGGTGGTGCGTACGGCCGATCAGGCGCCGGCGTACGTCGAGGTGCCCGCGAACGGCAGCGCCCCGCTGGCCGACGCGGAGCCCGCGCAGCCGGTGCGGGTGTCGGGCCGGGTGCTCGACAACGGCCTGGTGCGGGTGTCGGTCGCCGAGGACGGCACCCTCGAGTCCGTCTATGACGTGCGCGCGGGCCGCGAAGTCCTCGCCTCCGCGGGCAACCTGCTCCGCCTGCACACCGACCTCCCGAACTACTGGGACGCCTGGGACATCGACAGCCACTACCGGAACCGGTACACGGACCTCCTGGAGGCCTCGTCCGTGGAGGTCGTCTCCGAGGACCCGCTGGAGGGCGCGATCCGCGTGACCCGCTCCTTCGGCAAGGGCTCGACGATCACCCAGACGATCTCCGTGCGCGCCGACAGCCCCCGTATCGACTTCGCGACCGAGATCGACTGGCACGAGGCCGAGAAGATCCTCAAGGCGGCCTTCCCGGTGGACGTGCGCGCCGCGCACTCCTCCGCGGAGATCCAGTTCGGCCACGTCCAGCGGCCCACCCACACCAACACCACCTGGGAGTCGGCCCGTTTCGAGGTCTCCGGCCACCGCTGGGTGCACGTCGCCGAACCGGGCTACGGCGTCGCGGTCCTCAACGACTCCACCTACGGCCACGACGTCTCCCGCACGGTCCGCGAGGACGGCGGTACGACCACCACGGTCCGCCTCAGCCTGGTCCGCGCCCCGCGCATCCCGGACCCGGAGGCCGACCAGGGCAAGCACCGCTTCACCTACTCGCTGCTGCCCGGCGCGAGCATCGAGGACACCGTCGCCGAGGGCTACTCCCTCAACCTGCCCCTGCGGGTGGCGGACGCGGCCGGTGCCCCCGAGCCGGTCGTCTCGGTCGACGGCGAGAACGTCACGGTCGAGGCGGTCAAGCTCGCCGACGACGAGTCCGGCGACGTGGTGGTCCGGCTCTACGAGTCCGGCGGCGGCCGCGCGACGGGCGTGCTGCGCACCGGCTTCCCGCTGGCCGGAGCCCGGATCACCGACCTGCTGGAGCGCCCGCTGGAGGACGCCCCCGTCGAGGACGGCGGCGTGCCGGTCGCGCTGCGCCCCTTCCAGGTGCTGACGCTCCGGTTGCGGAGGGGCTGA